A segment of the Arachis hypogaea cultivar Tifrunner chromosome 5, arahy.Tifrunner.gnm2.J5K5, whole genome shotgun sequence genome:
AAACATCAACAATCAAACAAGTAAACCATGCCTCTTGCACAGTACTTCAAATTAGTTACAATCAGCTACGAAATTCAAAATAGTTAGACCAATGGCATGACATTTTGAGCTGACTTTAAGGTTTCTCAGTAGTAACCACTAACCACACATGGCAAAAAATTCATACAATGGAATGCCAGAGCCCGCTGTATGCAAGAGTACTCGAAATAAAACGCTCAAGATCAGAAGGGATTCAATTCTCACAGGGGAAGGCTTCGGGTACCACTGGATGCTAAAGACCCCGCAAATCAAGAGCAAGCATTAAGGCAAAAATTAAGGGAGCAAAATAGGAGCATCCACGGTTCATAGAACATTAAATAAGGTAATAAAACAGCTAAGACTAGAAAACTCCCCCCCAAGGGAAAGAGGCTTTACAGCCGGAAATCTTTGGTAAGATTATTTGTTAAAAGAAATTTTTGGACTAGAACTAGAAAAAAAAAGTCATAACTACTACAAAGAAGAAATTCATATTGCAATCTCGTTGAACGTGCTCTGCTCCCCGAATAAGAAGAGACTGAGAAAAAACTATTTTCCGAGATCAGGAAATCGGTGCTTTCAGAACTCAAGTAAGCAAGCGATTTGCCTCATTCCTCTCAACCTTAGCCTGGGAAAGCTGTGCTCTACCATTTAGCGTCTTCAGCGTGTGGAACTTTCCTATCTCTTATGTAATTTTCCAACCTTCACTAGAATGGTAACATATGAATTGAGACTAATGCGACGGGTGTCAGTTACCAAAAATGACTCGACCACTAACTCAGTCCGCGGGACATTTCTAACACAAGGCCGAAGATGGAATCGAAGAATATTTGCAACCATTCTCGAACCATCACATGGATTCCAAGCCAACTGCCCATGATATAGTAAGAACGGAATGGAAGGGGCAAAAACATGAGCGATTCTATACGCAGACGTGAAAGCTCTATTGATAGAAGCATTCATTCTAGTCTATATCTTTATTTTGAGAGGAACGATTCCCTCGTCTGAGACCACACATTCTTATGGTATCCAATTATCCATCCATCTTAGAGCTAATCCCTAATATGATTACGATAAACAATCTCACTTCGTAAACTCAATTATACTTACTTATTATCGTGATAAGTTGATAACAAATAACAAATTGCAGGGTGAACAAGGACAATTTATAATGATACCTAATTACTCAAGCAAGATCTAAACATAATAGGAAATGTTAACAACGCTTTTCATTTCCTCTACTAAATAAATAGATATTTTCCCGGTTAAATTTGGAATTATATGAAGAAGAGAGGGACTGACCGAGATCGCCGCCGCGCTTGGCAGAGCTGCAATCGGAGAAGCGAGAGGCGATGTCCTCAAACTTGGCTTTGCCAGAAACGATGTCGTCACGGAAGGCCTTTAGCTGAGAGACGGCGCTGTCTCTGGTGGTGTTTTTGATGACCTGGCCTTCTGGATCCTTCCACGACGCCTTGCGCCTCGAACCTTGGTGCTTCACCAGTATGTGCGATGCCCTAACCTCACCTCCATCACCACCGTGCCTGTTGCTAGACGACGAcatcttcttcgccttcttcagATGCTGCTTATGCTTCTCCTTCTGCTCCGCCGGCACCACCGGAGACTTCTTCCTCTTCCGATCGGACTCTATCTTCGCCGGAATTCCAGAGAGAGTGAGAAGAGATGTGTGAGTGAAAGGGCTCCGAATCAGAATCGCGAGTGCGGAAGCTTCAGCTATTTATAGAGTGGTTGGTTGGGGCTTCACGAAAAGGAAAGTAGTGAGGAAGAGATAATGTGTTCCCCAATCGAAGATGCCTGTTCATTGTGAGCATCTGTGACGTTCGTTACAACTCCATCGTGCGGTCCACATCTATTGATCCAATGGATCTAgagatttttaactttttttaccaaaatatgtCTGCCTCTAAACTCTTAAAAGTATTAAGATAGCAAGAATGTTATTTACTttctaaaattaatcactaaaatcaatcactaatatttatatattttaactcagtatatattttatattttaatatatatttaatagttttattttaatatttatatattttttcttatcattcttacTTCAACAAcattttaaccttatattatattatttgatttgtaataaaaataataacaaaaataattagtctcaaaacttttaaaagataaatattataaaggtaaaattgatattttaaaatgctaaaaaataatttataaattgtaattgattttatataatttaaagaaaaattaattttttgaaaagaaaaataaaattttagataaaaaaaattaattttctaaataaaaataggtttttatgtgcaaaaattaatttttttccatttaaaaatggattctttttttaaaactgattttgtatttaaaattaatttggcttattaacctaaatgaaattttttattaatcaaactcagattttttttagttaatattaaccatatgtattcctacatattaataataaatttaaaaaaataattatatttataaattttattttaatataaatattattatataattttttattaaaatttttgactgcttcaaatatttttttcaagttcccACTGTCTGTACTCTTACGTACTCTCATTatttactaaattaatttatactaaaaaatttggaatcacatggctattttagtcattttatataatattttagtcttgtccatgtgtatccaaacataatactagacATTATATTAGTGTCCTatccatcgtatccaaacacgatacacaaaacataatttttaatgTCTCTGTCCTATTGTCTTTGTCTCAGTGTCCTATTCTGTCGTGTCTCtacaaacaaacgctacctaaattaTTTTACACTCAAAATacgttaaaattaaattttatttaattctaaTGACTGATCTTGatgtatttcaatatatattttatatttttttgtaaaattatttttaatttaaagcgAGCAAGTTGAATTTTAAATaatgatattattattttatttttgataatgtcattTCACGCATTATTTTTCTGTATTAGATATttgtataaattataaaaataataatattattatgaaaaTATGAATGGCAATGTTATcgattagaagaaaaagaataatttaCATTTTACTAAAAGAGAAAGAATGAAAATAcatttttgaataaaatacataacactctaaaaaataaatttactatgTTATCAGTTGAATATTTAAGTAGATGATTAAGGAAAAACACTAGCCATATTAAAGATAATTTCATTTAGTATTATTGtgcaaatatattataaatattgtcGATTTACAAGTTAATATTCaatttgacaattaaaatttGAGATTGAATTCGAATTGTtccctaaaatttacaataaTAACTTGTCTTAGTTTCTGAACTAATTCTAATGATATGTTGATTTTGTACATTAATTTGTTAAGATTTGGACTCCTCTCCTAACATTctcaagaaaataacaataacaagttcaatttgaaaattttggaactCTGGAACAGGTTCTAAAATTTCTAATAGGTCTCGATCACATAGAACCTGAGCGAAAAATCTAAATCACAACAAATTAATGTATCAAATCAATACGTCGTTAACAAAAATCAGCTTAAAGACTAATACAAATTACAACTACAAATTTCAGAAGTCAAATTGAGTATTAACTCGTCAATTTACATAACTAAATCAATTCTCCACACTTGGTACGGTTTACTTTTCTAGTTTAGTACGAAAAATATGaatttggattttttaaattttgaatttttattgtagaggataaagtgtgatctctcactttTGAAtggtttcttttttatattttctcttaGTCTCAACTatgaaataaatgataaaaaatcatactttactctttaaagtgaaattcaaaatttagaagatatAAATTCTGAAAAATATAGGGTTAGCAGTAAGATATTTAAATATGTTGaacttttttaataaataaaaaaatgtagatTGAAGAATATTCACTAATTCGGTTATTGGTTCATAGTTgctcaatattttttattcaaaacttGTTGTACGAGTTCTGCAGCACACTTGCAACAATTAAACACCAATGGTCTTTATCATTAACAATTGATTACATGGGAGGATGACTACACTTACAAGTGACAATGGATAGGATAAAATTTGGATTAATTCTAACTCTAAGttgagatttttatttaaatttaactttacCCCTACTAGTTTTTAACCtgtaaattactaaaaaaatacaatattattatataacttaatgataatttaaaataaaattagtttttatgtaaaaataaaattaattatcaattaataactAAAGATCTTTCGTCTTTAATAAGAAGTCTTTGGTTTAACATATTGACACCCATAACTAGACTAGCACATACTATTGGGCATCCCCTTTTTTTCGCAAATGCTAGAGACGAAAACCAATTTAATGTGTTTGATTATTTTTTCTGGAAGCAAAAGAGTCAAGTGAGAACAAATTTCTTCTCCAGACCGACTACAATTCCTATCATATTGGGTAGCCTTTTCACTTTAATCCCAACTGATATGTTTCTAAACACAATAATGCATTTAATAAGGGTAAAACTCAGAATATCCCTAAACTTTAAGCAAGTCCATGCCATAATATACATGCTTGTATTAGGTTGGATATTAAAAATAACCAATCTCTAACATATCAAGTAAGCAAAGCAGCCAACAATTTAACATGTGGATATCAAGTGACATGTAATTTAAGATTTAACATCCAACTGAAATCGCAtggtaaaaactaaaaacaacAAACACGAATGAATATctctcaaacaaaaataaaataatgtcaatCAAAAGCTTCATATTTATGGGGGAAATGGTTCTCAAAATAGCGCCCAAACAGTTCAACATAAACTATGAAAGAAACAAAATTGGAAACTTGCAATCAAAGAAAGTCCTAAAAATATCTTCAAGTGGTCTTATCAGCCTTAGCAGCAGTTGCGGCAGCTTGACCCCTAAGACGACCGGTCCTCCTTGCAGCAATGAGACCAACCTTTTGGCCGGGTGGAGCATCACGCCTAACAGTACTGGCATGACCAATGTGTTGATGGTTACCTCCTCCATGGGGATGCTCAACTGGATTCATAGCAACACCACGAACCTTGGGCCAGCAGTTCCTCTTGACCCTGAATTTGTGGTAAGCATTACCAGCCTTGAGGAGTGGCTTCTCAGTTCTTCCACCACCCGCAACTTGTCCAATCATGGCCCTGCATCCACTTGGCACAATCTTCTTTGAACCAGATGGGAGCTTGATCCtacaaacaaaaatgaaaaacacATATAACTACTTCTAATGGACCATGATTTAACTCAGCCTCCAATTAACAAGTCGAATAGTCGATTAATGCTACAACTCAGATACACCAAAATCCATTTCTACCATTCAAATAACTATGCTAAAAAGCAAAGGTAACACAACAAATAAATATGTTAGCATCATCAGGGtttaacttagaaattttaacatttatacaAGCATTTCCAAAGTAAACAAACAATCACTGGTTTTGAGATATAGctaaaaacaaattataaaatgATCTTATAGTTAATACCTAGAACCAGAAAAATAACGTAGAATCACAATTATATATCGAATGGTGGTTGAGAACGAATACCTAGAAGTGTCGTTATCGGGGTTGTGGCTGATAACAATGGCGTAATCACCAGATGCCCTAGCGAAGACACCGCGGTCACCAACGTGGTGCTCAACGTTGCAAATGACAGCTCCTTCAGGGATGGATCTGAGTGGCAAAACATTTCCGACCACGAGTGTGGCCTTCTTCCCGCAGTAGATGAACTGACCGGTGTAGATACCTTCAGCGGCCACGAACAGTTCCGTCTGCTTCTTGTACCTGAAAGGGTGGCGGAAAGTGACCTTGGCGAGTGGGGCACCGCGGCCGGGGTCGTGGATGATGTCTGTCACCACACCCTTGAGGTAACCGTTGCGCTCGCCGAAGTCGA
Coding sequences within it:
- the LOC112800800 gene encoding peptidyl-prolyl cis-trans isomerase Pin1, whose translation is MSSSSNRHGGDGGEVRASHILVKHQGSRRKASWKDPEGQVIKNTTRDSAVSQLKAFRDDIVSGKAKFEDIASRFSDCSSAKRGGDLGPFGRGQMQKPFEEATYALKVGEISDIVDTDSGVHIIMRTG
- the LOC112800802 gene encoding large ribosomal subunit protein uL2x, whose protein sequence is MGRVIRAQRKGAGSVFKSHTHHRKGAARFRSLDFGERNGYLKGVVTDIIHDPGRGAPLAKVTFRHPFRYKKQTELFVAAEGIYTGQFIYCGKKATLVVGNVLPLRSIPEGAVICNVEHHVGDRGVFARASGDYAIVISHNPDNDTSRIKLPSGSKKIVPSGCRAMIGQVAGGGRTEKPLLKAGNAYHKFRVKRNCWPKVRGVAMNPVEHPHGGGNHQHIGHASTVRRDAPPGQKVGLIAARRTGRLRGQAAATAAKADKTT